A single genomic interval of Monodelphis domestica isolate mMonDom1 chromosome X, mMonDom1.pri, whole genome shotgun sequence harbors:
- the CSTF2 gene encoding cleavage stimulation factor subunit 2 isoform X7 has translation MAGLAVRDPAVDRSLRSVFVGNIPYEATEEQLKDIFSEVGPVVSFRLVYDRETGKPKGYGFCEYQDQETALSAMRNLNGREFSGRALRVDNAASEKNKEELKSLGTGAPIIESPYGDPISPEDAPESISRAVASLPPEQMFELMKQMKLCVQNSPQEARNMLLQNPQLAYALLQAQVVMRIVDPEIALKILHRQANIPSLIQGNPPPGQGPSAPMNQPNAAASQPQPLGGMHVNGAPPLMQPPLPGGVPAPGAMPTPGPGPGPLAPGGGMPSKVGMPGGGPVSLDRGQGSLQHSPVGPAGPTPIERVQVPMPDPRAPMQRGPMPAGGPPPRGLLGDAPNDPRGGTLLSVTGEVEPRGYMGPPHQGPPMHHVPGHDSRGPPHEMRGGPLGEPRPLMGEPRGPMLDQRGPPMDGRGGRDPRGMDARAMEARAMEARGMDARAMEARGMEARSLESRAMEARGMDARAMETRGPGPRGPMPGGLQGPGPINMGAGGPQGPRQAALIMQVLQLTADQIAMLPPEQRQSILILKEQIQKSTGAP, from the exons ATGGCGGGTCTGGCGGTTCGTGACCCTGCGGTGGACCGATCGCTGCGCTCTGTATTTG tgGGTAACATTCCATATGAAGCTACAGAAGAACAGTTAAAGGACATCTTTTCTGAAGTTGGACCAGTGGTGAGTTTCAG ATTGGTATATGATCGAGAAACAGGCAAACCAAAAGGTTATGGTTTTTGTGAATATCAAGACCAAGAAACGGCCCTTAGTGCTATGCGGAACCTGAATGGCCGGGAGTTCAGTGGGCGGGCACTTCGAGTAGACAACGCTGCCAGTGAGAAGAACAAGGAGGAACTAAAGA GCCTTGGCACTGGTGCCCCCATCATTGAATCTCCTTATGGAGACCCGATCAGCCCAGAGGATGCTCCAGAATCCATCAGCAGAGCAGTTGCCAGTCTGCCACCAGAACAGATGTTTGAGTTGATGAAACAAATGAAG CTTTGTGTACAGAACAGTCCCCAAGAAGCAAGAAATATGCTCCTCCAAAACCCCCAGCTAGCCTATGCTTTACTGCAGGCACAAGTAGTGATGCGAATTGTAGACCCAGAGATTGCACTG AAAATTTTACACCGTCAAGCAAATATCCCATCTCTAATTCAAGGTAACCCGCCACCCGGCCAAGGACCTAGTGCTCCAATGAACCAGCCAAATGCTGCAGCCTCTCAACCACAGCCCTTG GGTGGAATGCATGTAAATGGAGCTCCTCCTCTGATGCAGCCACCTTTGCCAGGTGGCGTTCCAGCACCAGGAGCAATGCCTACTCCCGGACCTGGCCCTGGCCCTTTGGCACCTGGAG GTGGCATGCCATCCAAGGTTGGAATGCCAGGCGGTGGGCCTGTATCCCTAGATCGAGGCCAAG GGAGCCTACAGCACTCGCCCGTGGGACCTGCCGGGCCTACACCAATTGAGCGAGTTCAAG TGCCAATGCCAGACCCCAGGGCCCCTATGCAACGTGGACCTATGCCTGCTGGCGGCCCACCTCCCCGAGGTCTTTTAGGAGATGCTCCAAATGACCCACGTGGAGGGACTTTGCTCTCAGTCACTGGAGAAGTAGAACCCAG AGGTTACATGGGGCCACCCCATCAGGGTCCTCCTATGCACCATGTCCCTGGCCATGACAGCCGTGGTCCTCCACATGAGATGAGGGGAGGACCACTGGGAGAGCCCCGGCCTCTCATGGGAGAGCCCAGAGGACCTATGCTGGATCAGAGGGGTCCACCCATGGATGGCAGAG GTGGAAGAGACCCCCGAGGGATGGATGCCAGAGCAATGGAGGCCAGAGCAATGGAGGCTAGAGGCATGGATGCCAGAGCAATGGAAGCCAGGGGGATGGAGGCCCGAAGCTTAGAGTCAAGGGCAATGGAAGCTAGAGGCATGGATGCCAGAGCAATGGAAACAAGAGGCCCTGGCCCCAGAGGCCCAATGCCTGGGGGACTCCAGGGACCTGGACCAATCAACATGGGAGCCGGTGGCCCCCAGGGACCCAGGCAG
- the CSTF2 gene encoding cleavage stimulation factor subunit 2 isoform X6 produces the protein MAGLAVRDPAVDRSLRSVFVGNIPYEATEEQLKDIFSEVGPVVSFRLVYDRETGKPKGYGFCEYQDQETALSAMRNLNGREFSGRALRVDNAASEKNKEELKSLGTGAPIIESPYGDPISPEDAPESISRAVASLPPEQMFELMKQMKLCVQNSPQEARNMLLQNPQLAYALLQAQVVMRIVDPEIALKILHRQANIPSLIQGNPPPGQGPSAPMNQPNAAASQPQPLGGMHVNGAPPLMQPPLPGGVPAPGAMPTPGPGPGPLAPGGGMPSKVGMPGGGPVSLDRGQGSLQHSPVGPAGPTPIERVQGTRVPMPDPRAPMQRGPMPAGGPPPRGLLGDAPNDPRGGTLLSVTGEVEPRGYMGPPHQGPPMHHVPGHDSRGPPHEMRGGPLGEPRPLMGEPRGPMLDQRGPPMDGRGGRDPRGMDARAMEARAMEARGMDARAMEARGMEARSLESRAMEARGMDARAMETRGPGPRGPMPGGLQGPGPINMGAGGPQGPRQAALIMQVLQLTADQIAMLPPEQRQSILILKEQIQKSTGAP, from the exons ATGGCGGGTCTGGCGGTTCGTGACCCTGCGGTGGACCGATCGCTGCGCTCTGTATTTG tgGGTAACATTCCATATGAAGCTACAGAAGAACAGTTAAAGGACATCTTTTCTGAAGTTGGACCAGTGGTGAGTTTCAG ATTGGTATATGATCGAGAAACAGGCAAACCAAAAGGTTATGGTTTTTGTGAATATCAAGACCAAGAAACGGCCCTTAGTGCTATGCGGAACCTGAATGGCCGGGAGTTCAGTGGGCGGGCACTTCGAGTAGACAACGCTGCCAGTGAGAAGAACAAGGAGGAACTAAAGA GCCTTGGCACTGGTGCCCCCATCATTGAATCTCCTTATGGAGACCCGATCAGCCCAGAGGATGCTCCAGAATCCATCAGCAGAGCAGTTGCCAGTCTGCCACCAGAACAGATGTTTGAGTTGATGAAACAAATGAAG CTTTGTGTACAGAACAGTCCCCAAGAAGCAAGAAATATGCTCCTCCAAAACCCCCAGCTAGCCTATGCTTTACTGCAGGCACAAGTAGTGATGCGAATTGTAGACCCAGAGATTGCACTG AAAATTTTACACCGTCAAGCAAATATCCCATCTCTAATTCAAGGTAACCCGCCACCCGGCCAAGGACCTAGTGCTCCAATGAACCAGCCAAATGCTGCAGCCTCTCAACCACAGCCCTTG GGTGGAATGCATGTAAATGGAGCTCCTCCTCTGATGCAGCCACCTTTGCCAGGTGGCGTTCCAGCACCAGGAGCAATGCCTACTCCCGGACCTGGCCCTGGCCCTTTGGCACCTGGAG GTGGCATGCCATCCAAGGTTGGAATGCCAGGCGGTGGGCCTGTATCCCTAGATCGAGGCCAAG GGAGCCTACAGCACTCGCCCGTGGGACCTGCCGGGCCTACACCAATTGAGCGAGTTCAAGGTACCCGTG TGCCAATGCCAGACCCCAGGGCCCCTATGCAACGTGGACCTATGCCTGCTGGCGGCCCACCTCCCCGAGGTCTTTTAGGAGATGCTCCAAATGACCCACGTGGAGGGACTTTGCTCTCAGTCACTGGAGAAGTAGAACCCAG AGGTTACATGGGGCCACCCCATCAGGGTCCTCCTATGCACCATGTCCCTGGCCATGACAGCCGTGGTCCTCCACATGAGATGAGGGGAGGACCACTGGGAGAGCCCCGGCCTCTCATGGGAGAGCCCAGAGGACCTATGCTGGATCAGAGGGGTCCACCCATGGATGGCAGAG GTGGAAGAGACCCCCGAGGGATGGATGCCAGAGCAATGGAGGCCAGAGCAATGGAGGCTAGAGGCATGGATGCCAGAGCAATGGAAGCCAGGGGGATGGAGGCCCGAAGCTTAGAGTCAAGGGCAATGGAAGCTAGAGGCATGGATGCCAGAGCAATGGAAACAAGAGGCCCTGGCCCCAGAGGCCCAATGCCTGGGGGACTCCAGGGACCTGGACCAATCAACATGGGAGCCGGTGGCCCCCAGGGACCCAGGCAG
- the LOC100023277 gene encoding tRNA wybutosine-synthesizing protein 2 homolog has translation MERAASAQRSSAEARGPMAPGAGAPEGSGNVKASPSGEKSDLVVAVVTEPRFTQCCREYLEKQQLLDRQHRVKQLPDGTMALPVLGETLSEWHLQALRKQGAPGSTCRLARIPKPVPSKKAQSSSPGQNLCQDVRHLVESQGHIWSAELEKDLPHSWQCHGDLLLLNENSFKATYWKKLEPGLWKTVASALGGLRLAKRGRVSPGGTRTPKVILLLGDHGWVEHVDNGIRYTFDVTQSMFSFGNITEKLRVASMSCAGEVLVDLYAGIGYFTLPFLIHANAAFVHACEWDPHAATALKKNLELNSVADRCCIHLGDNRKLKLRSIADRVNLGLIPSSEEGWPIACQVLRQDTGGILHIHHNVESFPGKELQLPNSSEAGQKEQRAARNSGRQTPAKIAKLEWRRWAETVAAHIGVLLLQQHGKLWKTQILRVQRVKSYAPHVHHLVLDLDCRPLSCSFGEAVGKAEMSCDQEPEV, from the exons ATGGAGCGGGCTGCATCTGCCCAAAGGAGCTCCGCCGAGGCCCGAGGTCCCATGGCCCCCGGAGCTGGAGCGCCCGAGG gcTCTGGCAATGTGAAGGCTTCACCTTCAGGTGAAAAGTCTGACCTTGTTGTGGCCGTTGTGACAGAACCTCGGTTTACACAGTGTTGCAG GGAATATCTGGAGAAGCAACAGCTCTTGGATAGGCAGCACCGTGTGAAGCAGCTCCCTGACGGTACCATGGCACTACCTGTTCTGGGAGAGACCCTCAGTGAGTGGCACCTACAAGCACTGAGGAAGCAAGGGGCCCCTGGGAGCACCTGCAGGCTGGCACGGATCCCA AAACCTGTTCCCTCTAAGAAAGCTCAGAGCTCTTCTCCTGGCCAGAATCTATGTCAGGATGTGCGGCATCTAGTGGAAAGCCAGGGGCACATATGGTCAGCTGAACTAGAGAAAGATCTTCCCCACTCCTGGCAATGTCATGGTGACCTCCTCCTGCTCAATGAGAATAGCTTCAAAGCTACCTATTGGAAAAAACTGg AACCAGGACTCTGGAAGACTGTTGCCTCTGCCCTAGGAGGCTTGCGTTTAGCAAAACGAGGACGTGTGTCCCCAGGTGGGACACGAACTCCCAAAGTAATCCTGCTTCTGGGTGATCATGGCTGGGTAGAGCATGTGGATAATGGAATCAG GTACACGTTTGATGTGACCCAAAGCATGTTCTCCTTTGGAAACATCACTGAGAAGCTGCGGGTAGCATCAATGTCCTGTGCTGGAGAAGTACTGGTGGATCTTTATGCAG GGATTGGTTACTTCACCTTGCCATTTCTGATTCATGCGAATGCTGCCTTTGTCCATGCCTGCGAGTGGGACCCGCATGCTGCAACAGCCTTGAAGAAGAACCTGGAGCTCAACAGTGTGGCAGATCGCTGCTGTATTCACCTGGGGGATAACAGGAAG CTGAAGTTACGGAGCATTGCTGACAGGGTGAATTTGGGGCTTATCCCCAGCTCTGAGGAGGGCTGGCCCATTGCCTGCCAGGTACTGCGCCAGGACACAGGGGGCATCTTGCATATCCACCACAATGTGGAGTCTTTTCCCGGCAAGGAGCTTCAACTCCCCAACAGCAGCGAGGCAGGGCAGAAGGAGCAGAGAGCTGCCAGGAATTCGGGAAGGCAGACACCGGCAAAGATTGCCAAGCTAGAATGGCGAAGGTGGGCTGAGACTGTGGCTGCTCACATTGGAGTCCTACTTCTTCAGCAGCACGGGAAGCTGTGGAAGACACAAATCCTGCGTGTTCAGCGTGTGAAATCCTATGCTCCTCATGTTCATCATTTAGTTTTGGATTTAGACTGTCGCCCCCTCTCCTGCTCTTTTGGGGAGGCAGTTGGGAAAGCTGAGATGAGCTGTGATCAGGAGCCTGAGGTCTGA